From the genome of Spinacia oleracea cultivar Varoflay chromosome 2, BTI_SOV_V1, whole genome shotgun sequence, one region includes:
- the LOC110802950 gene encoding ATP-dependent Clp protease adapter protein CLPS2, chloroplastic: protein MASSSISFLAGTTTTTPSGLLSHFKSSKAMPSNLRMEGTENEGFSVASMAVGVKSRFGSLRGGGAVLERPTFDQSQFDPSTQVQEGGDIGRVKDKRGNRSGDSYRVLLLDDERHTENLVLKVLPQAVPSVTPDDARRIYSASRENGVAVVIVTVKEHAEFYSQMMIRGGLQSSIEPDSNIV from the exons ATGGCATCTTCATCAATTTCTTTCTTAGCAGGCACAACTACAACAACACCATCAGGCCTACTTTCCCATTTCAAAAGTTCAAAAGCTATGCCTTCTAACCTGAGAATGGAGGGGACAGAAAATGAGGGGTTTAGTGTTGCTTCAATGGCTGTTGGAGTGAAATCAAGATTTGGGTCTCTTCGAGGTGGTGGTGCTGTTTTGGAACGACCCACTTTTGATCAGTCCCAATTTGACCCTTCAACCCAAGTTCAAGAAG GAGGAGACATTGGACGGGTAAAGGATAAGAGAGGTAACAGAAGTGGAGACAGTTACAGAGTTTTGTTGCTTGATGATGAACGCCACACGGAAAATCTTG TTTTGAAGGTGTTGCCTCAAGCCGTTCCATCCGTCACTCCAGACGATGCAAGAAGAATCTACAGTGCATCACGGGAAAATGGTGTTGCAGTGGTTATAGTGACAGTGAAG GAGCATGCCGAATTTTACTCTCAAATGATGATCCGGGGGGGTCTACAGTCGTCTATTGAACCAGACTCAAATATTGTTTGA
- the LOC110802924 gene encoding G-type lectin S-receptor-like serine/threonine-protein kinase At4g27290 isoform X1 — MASYCLNFVLCLLSFMSSQLLVSFSLSIINATHPLKDGETLVSAGGNFELGFFTPDNSDKRYLGIWYKKIPIQTVVWVANREEPLETLVSSSAAMLKLTSRSVLELINGTGAVIWTTNVTRTVKNPVAELLDSGNLVIKEMDDDQIYVDSYLWQSFDFPSHIHLPGMKLGKDLVSGLDRYLTSWSSSDDPSLGSYTHRLDCRGSPQLVVMKGQMEQYRYGPWNGVRFSGVPNMKPNNPFYTFKFVMNSKEIYYIYELVNTSVISHRMLNSDGVMQRFVWSDHVQGWVMYLTAQSDNCDTYSLCGKFGSCNIANSPECGCLKGFEPKSPNDWNAREWSDGCARKTTLSCNGGDGFIKYTHVKLPDTQNSWYNTNMSLDECRNKCLLNCSCVAYSTLDVRAGGSGCLIWTDVLIDLKIFPDNGQDLYVKLNASELGKGKRRIWMILSSTFGAVILLVLSTTLILWKKRQFRRKGKASDGYTVNDTENAESELPLFDIDVIAQATNNFSDTNRLGEGGFGPVYKGMLKGGQEIAVKRLAKESRQGLDEFKNEVICIAKLQHRNLVKLLGCCIEGEERMLVYEYMSNKSLNLFIFDDMRSKSLEWPKRFQIIKGIARGVLYLHQDSRLRIVHRDLKASNILLDSEMNPKISDFGMARSFEGNEYEAQTNKVVGTYGYMSPEYAIDGLFSVKSDVYSFGVLLLEIISSKRNRGFNHPDHHHNLLGHAWRLLNEGLGLELVDSSIEVCYNASEVLRSMHIGLLCVQQNPDDRPSMLSVVVMLDSDVELPQPKMPGFFIGREFLDKELLSGVTTSETHCSNEMSVTAVSGR; from the exons ATGGCAAGCTACTGCCTTAATTTTGTTTTATGTCTATTATCATTCATGTCTTCCCAACTGTTAGTTTCGTTTTCGCTTAGTATAATCAATGCAACCCATCCCTTGAAAGATGGAGAAACTTTGGTTTCTGCAGGTGGAAACTTTGAGCTGGGATTTTTCACCCCTGACAATTCTGATAAAAGGTACCTCGGAATATGGTACAAGAAAATACCTATCCAAACTGTAGTTTGGGTAGCAAATCGGGAGGAGCCACTCGAGACTCTTGTAAGTTCTTCAGCAGCCATGCTTAAACTCACTAGCAGGTCAGTCCTTGAGCTTATCAATGGCACAGGTGCGGTTATTTGGACAACCAACGTAACAAGAACGGTGAAGAATCCAGTTGCTGAGCTCTTAGACTCAGGAAACCTTGTGATAAAAGAGATGGATGACGATCAAATATATGTTGATAGTTATTTGTGGCAGAGCTTTGATTTTCCGAGTCACATCCACCTGCCTGGAATGAAGCTGGGAAAGGACTTGGTGTCAGGGCTTGATCGGTACCTCACTTCCTGGAGTAGCAGCGATGATCCTTCTCTGGGAAGCTATACACATCGTCTCGATTGCCGTGGATCCCCACAGCTAGTTGTGATGAAAGGTCAAATGGAACAGTATAGGTATGGACCATGGAACGGAGTAAGGTTCAGTGGTGTTCCTAACATGAAGCCTAACAACCCTTTCTATACCTTCAAGTTTGTCATGAACTCCAAGGAAATATATTATATCTATGAACTTGTTAACACCTCGGTCATTTCTCATAGGATGTTGAACTCAGATGGAGTCATGCAAAGGTTTGTTTGGAGTGATCATGTACAAGGCTGGGTAATGTACTTGACCGCGCAGTCTGATAATTGTGATACGTATTCTTTATGTGGCAAGTTTGGAAGTTGTAACATTGCCAATTCCCCTGAATGTGGGTGTTTAAAAGGTTTTGAACCAAAATCACCTAATGATTGGAATGCTAGGGAATGGTCAGATGGGTGTGCAAGGAAGACCACTTTGAGTTGTAATGGGGGAGATGGTTTCATCAAGTATACACACGTCAAGTTGCCTGATACGCAGAATTCCTGGTATaacaccaacatgagcctcgaTGAATGCAGGAACAAGTGCTTGTTGAATTGCTCTTGTGTAGCTTATTCTACTTTGGATGTGAGAGCAGGGGGAAGCGGGTGTTTGATTTGGACTGATGTTCTAATAGATCTAAAGATTTTCCCTGATAATGGCCAAGACCTCTATGTGAAGCTAAATGCTTCTGAATTAG GAAAGGGGAAAAGGCGAATCTGGATGATATTAAGCTCAACTTTTGGTGCTGTGATACTCCTTGTTTTGAGCACAACACTAATTTTATGGAAGAAAAGGCAATTCAGGAGAAAAG GTAAAGCTAGTGATGGCTACACGGTCAATGACACTGAGAATGCAGAGTCAGAGTTGCCATTGTTTGACATCGATGTTATAGCTCAGGCTACCAATAATTTCTCAGATACAAATAGGCTTGGTGAAGGCGGCTTTGGCCCTGTCTACAAG GGTATGCTGAAAGGAGGACAAGAGATAGCAGTTAAGAGGCTCGCTAAAGAATCAAGGCAAGGACTAGACGAGTTCAAGAATGAAGTTATATGCATCGCAAAGTTGCAGCATAGAAACCTTGTAAAACTTTTGGGATGCTGCATTGAAGGAGAAGAGCGGATGCTAGTGTACGAATACATGAGCAACAAGAGCTTGAACTTATTCATTTTTG atGATATGAGAAGTAAGTCGCTAGAATGGCCCAAGCGCTTTCAGATTATCAAAGGGATAGCTCGCGGTGTTCTTTACTTACATCAGGATTCAAGATTGAGAATTGTTCACAGAGATCTCAAGGCCAGCAATATCCTGCTAGACTCGGAAATGAACCCTAAAATTTCTGATTTTGGCATGGCTAGGAGTTTTGAAGGGAATGAGTATGAAGCACAGACTAACAAAGTAGTTGGAACCTA TGGGTATATGTCTCCTGAATATGCAATAGACGGGCTGTTTTCAGTAAAATCGGACGTGTACAGCTTTGGGGTACTACTGCTAGAAATCATCAGTAGCAAGAGAAACAGAGGATTCAATCATCCTGATCACCACCATAACCTCCTTGGACAT GCATGGAGACTTCTGAATGAAGGTTTGGGTTTGGAACTTGTTGATTCATCAATAGAGGTCTGCTACAATGCATCCGAGGTACTGAGATCAATGCACATAGGGTTGTTATGCGTGCAACAAAACCCTGATGATCGGCCCAGCATGTTGTCTGTTGTTGTAATGTTAGATAGTGATGTTGAATTACCTCAACCGAAGATGCCCGGGTTTTTCATTGGGAGGGAGTTCTTGGACAAAGAACTGTTATCAGGGGTTACTACTTCTGAAACACATTGCAGCAATGAGATGAGTGTAACCGCAGTATCTGGCAGATAG
- the LOC110802924 gene encoding G-type lectin S-receptor-like serine/threonine-protein kinase At4g27290 isoform X2 — translation MASYCLNFVLCLLSFMSSQLLVSFSLSIINATHPLKDGETLVSAGGNFELGFFTPDNSDKRYLGIWYKKIPIQTVVWVANREEPLETLVSSSAAMLKLTSRSVLELINGTGAVIWTTNVTRTVKNPVAELLDSGNLVIKEMDDDQIYVDSYLWQSFDFPSHIHLPGMKLGKDLVSGLDRYLTSWSSSDDPSLGSYTHRLDCRGSPQLVVMKGQMEQYRMLNSDGVMQRFVWSDHVQGWVMYLTAQSDNCDTYSLCGKFGSCNIANSPECGCLKGFEPKSPNDWNAREWSDGCARKTTLSCNGGDGFIKYTHVKLPDTQNSWYNTNMSLDECRNKCLLNCSCVAYSTLDVRAGGSGCLIWTDVLIDLKIFPDNGQDLYVKLNASELGKGKRRIWMILSSTFGAVILLVLSTTLILWKKRQFRRKGKASDGYTVNDTENAESELPLFDIDVIAQATNNFSDTNRLGEGGFGPVYKGMLKGGQEIAVKRLAKESRQGLDEFKNEVICIAKLQHRNLVKLLGCCIEGEERMLVYEYMSNKSLNLFIFDDMRSKSLEWPKRFQIIKGIARGVLYLHQDSRLRIVHRDLKASNILLDSEMNPKISDFGMARSFEGNEYEAQTNKVVGTYGYMSPEYAIDGLFSVKSDVYSFGVLLLEIISSKRNRGFNHPDHHHNLLGHAWRLLNEGLGLELVDSSIEVCYNASEVLRSMHIGLLCVQQNPDDRPSMLSVVVMLDSDVELPQPKMPGFFIGREFLDKELLSGVTTSETHCSNEMSVTAVSGR, via the exons ATGGCAAGCTACTGCCTTAATTTTGTTTTATGTCTATTATCATTCATGTCTTCCCAACTGTTAGTTTCGTTTTCGCTTAGTATAATCAATGCAACCCATCCCTTGAAAGATGGAGAAACTTTGGTTTCTGCAGGTGGAAACTTTGAGCTGGGATTTTTCACCCCTGACAATTCTGATAAAAGGTACCTCGGAATATGGTACAAGAAAATACCTATCCAAACTGTAGTTTGGGTAGCAAATCGGGAGGAGCCACTCGAGACTCTTGTAAGTTCTTCAGCAGCCATGCTTAAACTCACTAGCAGGTCAGTCCTTGAGCTTATCAATGGCACAGGTGCGGTTATTTGGACAACCAACGTAACAAGAACGGTGAAGAATCCAGTTGCTGAGCTCTTAGACTCAGGAAACCTTGTGATAAAAGAGATGGATGACGATCAAATATATGTTGATAGTTATTTGTGGCAGAGCTTTGATTTTCCGAGTCACATCCACCTGCCTGGAATGAAGCTGGGAAAGGACTTGGTGTCAGGGCTTGATCGGTACCTCACTTCCTGGAGTAGCAGCGATGATCCTTCTCTGGGAAGCTATACACATCGTCTCGATTGCCGTGGATCCCCACAGCTAGTTGTGATGAAAGGTCAAATGGAACAGTATAG GATGTTGAACTCAGATGGAGTCATGCAAAGGTTTGTTTGGAGTGATCATGTACAAGGCTGGGTAATGTACTTGACCGCGCAGTCTGATAATTGTGATACGTATTCTTTATGTGGCAAGTTTGGAAGTTGTAACATTGCCAATTCCCCTGAATGTGGGTGTTTAAAAGGTTTTGAACCAAAATCACCTAATGATTGGAATGCTAGGGAATGGTCAGATGGGTGTGCAAGGAAGACCACTTTGAGTTGTAATGGGGGAGATGGTTTCATCAAGTATACACACGTCAAGTTGCCTGATACGCAGAATTCCTGGTATaacaccaacatgagcctcgaTGAATGCAGGAACAAGTGCTTGTTGAATTGCTCTTGTGTAGCTTATTCTACTTTGGATGTGAGAGCAGGGGGAAGCGGGTGTTTGATTTGGACTGATGTTCTAATAGATCTAAAGATTTTCCCTGATAATGGCCAAGACCTCTATGTGAAGCTAAATGCTTCTGAATTAG GAAAGGGGAAAAGGCGAATCTGGATGATATTAAGCTCAACTTTTGGTGCTGTGATACTCCTTGTTTTGAGCACAACACTAATTTTATGGAAGAAAAGGCAATTCAGGAGAAAAG GTAAAGCTAGTGATGGCTACACGGTCAATGACACTGAGAATGCAGAGTCAGAGTTGCCATTGTTTGACATCGATGTTATAGCTCAGGCTACCAATAATTTCTCAGATACAAATAGGCTTGGTGAAGGCGGCTTTGGCCCTGTCTACAAG GGTATGCTGAAAGGAGGACAAGAGATAGCAGTTAAGAGGCTCGCTAAAGAATCAAGGCAAGGACTAGACGAGTTCAAGAATGAAGTTATATGCATCGCAAAGTTGCAGCATAGAAACCTTGTAAAACTTTTGGGATGCTGCATTGAAGGAGAAGAGCGGATGCTAGTGTACGAATACATGAGCAACAAGAGCTTGAACTTATTCATTTTTG atGATATGAGAAGTAAGTCGCTAGAATGGCCCAAGCGCTTTCAGATTATCAAAGGGATAGCTCGCGGTGTTCTTTACTTACATCAGGATTCAAGATTGAGAATTGTTCACAGAGATCTCAAGGCCAGCAATATCCTGCTAGACTCGGAAATGAACCCTAAAATTTCTGATTTTGGCATGGCTAGGAGTTTTGAAGGGAATGAGTATGAAGCACAGACTAACAAAGTAGTTGGAACCTA TGGGTATATGTCTCCTGAATATGCAATAGACGGGCTGTTTTCAGTAAAATCGGACGTGTACAGCTTTGGGGTACTACTGCTAGAAATCATCAGTAGCAAGAGAAACAGAGGATTCAATCATCCTGATCACCACCATAACCTCCTTGGACAT GCATGGAGACTTCTGAATGAAGGTTTGGGTTTGGAACTTGTTGATTCATCAATAGAGGTCTGCTACAATGCATCCGAGGTACTGAGATCAATGCACATAGGGTTGTTATGCGTGCAACAAAACCCTGATGATCGGCCCAGCATGTTGTCTGTTGTTGTAATGTTAGATAGTGATGTTGAATTACCTCAACCGAAGATGCCCGGGTTTTTCATTGGGAGGGAGTTCTTGGACAAAGAACTGTTATCAGGGGTTACTACTTCTGAAACACATTGCAGCAATGAGATGAGTGTAACCGCAGTATCTGGCAGATAG
- the LOC110802924 gene encoding G-type lectin S-receptor-like serine/threonine-protein kinase At4g27290 isoform X3, with product MASYCLNFVLCLLSFMSSQLLVSFSLSIINATHPLKDGETLVSAGGNFELGFFTPDNSDKRYLGIWYKKIPIQTVVWVANREEPLETLVSSSAAMLKLTSRSVLELINGTGAVIWTTNVTRTVKNPVAELLDSGNLVIKEMDDDQIYVDSYLWQSFDFPSHIHLPGMKLGKDLVSGLDRYLTSWSSSDDPSLGSYTHRLDCRGSPQLVVMKGQMEQYRYGPWNGVRFSGVPNMKPNNPFYTFKFVMNSKEIYYIYELVNTSVISHRMLNSDGVMQRFVWSDHVQGWVMYLTAQSDNCDTYSLCGKFGSCNIANSPECGCLKGFEPKSPNDWNAREWSDGCARKTTLSCNGGDGFIKYTHVKLPDTQNSWYNTNMSLDECRNKCLLNCSCVAYSTLDVRAGGSGCLIWTDVLIDLKIFPDNGQDLYVKLNASELGKGKRRIWMILSSTFGAVILLVLSTTLILWKKRQFRRKGKASDGYTVNDTENAESELPLFDIDVIAQATNNFSDTNRLGEGGFGPVYKGMLKGGQEIAVKRLAKESRQGLDEFKNEVICIAKLQHRNLVKLLGCCIEGEERMLVYEYMSNKSLNLFIFDDMRSKSLEWPKRFQIIKGIARGVLYLHQDSRLRIVHRDLKASNILLDSEMNPKISDFGMARSFEGNEYEAQTNKVVGTYGYMSPEYAIDGLFSVKSDVYSFGVLLLEIISSKRNRGFNHPDHHHNLLGH from the exons ATGGCAAGCTACTGCCTTAATTTTGTTTTATGTCTATTATCATTCATGTCTTCCCAACTGTTAGTTTCGTTTTCGCTTAGTATAATCAATGCAACCCATCCCTTGAAAGATGGAGAAACTTTGGTTTCTGCAGGTGGAAACTTTGAGCTGGGATTTTTCACCCCTGACAATTCTGATAAAAGGTACCTCGGAATATGGTACAAGAAAATACCTATCCAAACTGTAGTTTGGGTAGCAAATCGGGAGGAGCCACTCGAGACTCTTGTAAGTTCTTCAGCAGCCATGCTTAAACTCACTAGCAGGTCAGTCCTTGAGCTTATCAATGGCACAGGTGCGGTTATTTGGACAACCAACGTAACAAGAACGGTGAAGAATCCAGTTGCTGAGCTCTTAGACTCAGGAAACCTTGTGATAAAAGAGATGGATGACGATCAAATATATGTTGATAGTTATTTGTGGCAGAGCTTTGATTTTCCGAGTCACATCCACCTGCCTGGAATGAAGCTGGGAAAGGACTTGGTGTCAGGGCTTGATCGGTACCTCACTTCCTGGAGTAGCAGCGATGATCCTTCTCTGGGAAGCTATACACATCGTCTCGATTGCCGTGGATCCCCACAGCTAGTTGTGATGAAAGGTCAAATGGAACAGTATAGGTATGGACCATGGAACGGAGTAAGGTTCAGTGGTGTTCCTAACATGAAGCCTAACAACCCTTTCTATACCTTCAAGTTTGTCATGAACTCCAAGGAAATATATTATATCTATGAACTTGTTAACACCTCGGTCATTTCTCATAGGATGTTGAACTCAGATGGAGTCATGCAAAGGTTTGTTTGGAGTGATCATGTACAAGGCTGGGTAATGTACTTGACCGCGCAGTCTGATAATTGTGATACGTATTCTTTATGTGGCAAGTTTGGAAGTTGTAACATTGCCAATTCCCCTGAATGTGGGTGTTTAAAAGGTTTTGAACCAAAATCACCTAATGATTGGAATGCTAGGGAATGGTCAGATGGGTGTGCAAGGAAGACCACTTTGAGTTGTAATGGGGGAGATGGTTTCATCAAGTATACACACGTCAAGTTGCCTGATACGCAGAATTCCTGGTATaacaccaacatgagcctcgaTGAATGCAGGAACAAGTGCTTGTTGAATTGCTCTTGTGTAGCTTATTCTACTTTGGATGTGAGAGCAGGGGGAAGCGGGTGTTTGATTTGGACTGATGTTCTAATAGATCTAAAGATTTTCCCTGATAATGGCCAAGACCTCTATGTGAAGCTAAATGCTTCTGAATTAG GAAAGGGGAAAAGGCGAATCTGGATGATATTAAGCTCAACTTTTGGTGCTGTGATACTCCTTGTTTTGAGCACAACACTAATTTTATGGAAGAAAAGGCAATTCAGGAGAAAAG GTAAAGCTAGTGATGGCTACACGGTCAATGACACTGAGAATGCAGAGTCAGAGTTGCCATTGTTTGACATCGATGTTATAGCTCAGGCTACCAATAATTTCTCAGATACAAATAGGCTTGGTGAAGGCGGCTTTGGCCCTGTCTACAAG GGTATGCTGAAAGGAGGACAAGAGATAGCAGTTAAGAGGCTCGCTAAAGAATCAAGGCAAGGACTAGACGAGTTCAAGAATGAAGTTATATGCATCGCAAAGTTGCAGCATAGAAACCTTGTAAAACTTTTGGGATGCTGCATTGAAGGAGAAGAGCGGATGCTAGTGTACGAATACATGAGCAACAAGAGCTTGAACTTATTCATTTTTG atGATATGAGAAGTAAGTCGCTAGAATGGCCCAAGCGCTTTCAGATTATCAAAGGGATAGCTCGCGGTGTTCTTTACTTACATCAGGATTCAAGATTGAGAATTGTTCACAGAGATCTCAAGGCCAGCAATATCCTGCTAGACTCGGAAATGAACCCTAAAATTTCTGATTTTGGCATGGCTAGGAGTTTTGAAGGGAATGAGTATGAAGCACAGACTAACAAAGTAGTTGGAACCTA TGGGTATATGTCTCCTGAATATGCAATAGACGGGCTGTTTTCAGTAAAATCGGACGTGTACAGCTTTGGGGTACTACTGCTAGAAATCATCAGTAGCAAGAGAAACAGAGGATTCAATCATCCTGATCACCACCATAACCTCCTTGGACAT TAA